CGATGTCTGCCATAATTTGCTTCATCTTCTTATTCGAAACGCGTCTGTGTTTCATTGAACCCTCCGCTGTCAAACTCTGTGCCAGTAGACCTCAATTACCACTTATTCTGCTTAGCCTATACCAGCAACGTTTTTAATTACTAACCGCAATTAAAATATGGCACACAACTAACGACTTTGCCTCTTTAATCACGGATAAATCTGGTTTTTACCGCGTTCTAAATAACCAAAAACGATTAACAATTTTTTTATAGATATTCTCATTATAACGACAGATTTATCCTATCTGTAACATATCAACCAGATAAAAAAGAGGCTAAACTATATACAATAAAGTGATTATGCTTTATTTAGTGATTTATAAAGAACAACTTTACACAGCATTTGAAGAGTATCTATATGAGACCAGTAGGTTTTACTACCCCACGCAGCCCATCACGTTTCCGTCATAACTATGTTCCGTCAATAATGACATCACGCGATAAGAACAAGAAAAACGAACAAACCAAATAACAAAATATCCTTTATCTCTGCTGTTTAATTGATACAAAAAAGGAGCCATTAGGCTCCTTTTTTGATATTCAATTTCTACTATTTTGACCAACGATCAGCAGCAGAAGTATCTGTTTCACGGGCATCTACCCAGCGACTTTGCTCTGGCGTTTGTTCTTTCTTCCAGAACGGCGCACGTGTTTTTAAGTAATCCATAATGAATTCACACGCTTCAAAAGCAGCACCACGGTGAGCACTGGTTACGCCAACAAAAACAATCTGATCGCCTAACGCTAAATCGCCAACACGGTGGATCACTCGGGTTTTGAGTAACGGCCAACGTTGGTTTGCTTGATCAACAATTTCCTGCAATGACTTTTCCGTCATACCAGGATAATGCTCTAACGATAATCCTGTTACCGCATCACCTTGGTTAAAATCACGTACTTTACCAATGAAAGTAACCACCGCGCCTGCTTCAGTACCTTCAGAAAGTTTTGCGTATTCATCCGCAACGGAGAAATCGTCAAACTGAACAGAGATCATAGATCAGCCTCCAGTCACTGGTGGGAAGAATGCCACTTCATCACCATCAGTCAATGGCGTATCTAACGAACAAATCGTTTGATTAACAGCAACTAATAACTTGCCAGACTCTAATGCTAACTGCCACTTATCGCCACGAGTTGCTAACTCACTACGCAGTGCATCTGCAGTTGCAA
The sequence above is a segment of the Photobacterium leiognathi genome. Coding sequences within it:
- the moaE gene encoding molybdopterin synthase catalytic subunit MoaE → MISVQFDDFSVADEYAKLSEGTEAGAVVTFIGKVRDFNQGDAVTGLSLEHYPGMTEKSLQEIVDQANQRWPLLKTRVIHRVGDLALGDQIVFVGVTSAHRGAAFEACEFIMDYLKTRAPFWKKEQTPEQSRWVDARETDTSAADRWSK
- the moaD gene encoding molybdopterin synthase sulfur carrier subunit, yielding MIKVLFFAQVKELVGTDSLEVDAVFATADALRSELATRGDKWQLALESGKLLVAVNQTICSLDTPLTDGDEVAFFPPVTGG